Proteins encoded within one genomic window of Brienomyrus brachyistius isolate T26 chromosome 22, BBRACH_0.4, whole genome shotgun sequence:
- the gaa gene encoding lysosomal alpha-glucosidase: MTSRKNQRRTTRYCLPRFALPIAVTLPVLALAACVYIRCQSQRTAPLGKRSSWQLGANVTRHTWNHAEPSMLRIVQSSLGTQDIPVASHEAPPVPGACAVSPENRFDCARDRALSREECEQRGCCYVPVMQTLPSGPPWCFYPPSYPGYRMGPFSPTALGRTATLTRSTPSYLPRDIAMLRLDVMDETESRLHLTLKDPASPRYEVPLSYTHSARSSQSRDPLYLTEFLTNPFGFIVRRKSNGRVLLNTTVAPLLFADQYLQISTSLASPLVSGLGEHYTPLTLDLNWTSVSLWNRDMAPHSDVNLYGSHPFYLVQEGDGRAHGVFLLNSNAIEVLLQPAPALTWVSVGGILDFYVFLGPDPQDVVRRYHEVIGYPMMPPYWSLGFHLCRWGYSSTNATRTVVQRMHDARFPLDVQWNDLDYADKQRVFTFDPERFGDLPAMVNEFHKKGLKYVLILDPGISSRTPGSYLPFDDGLRRRVFIMNSTGQPLIGKVWPGPTAFPDFTNPETSHWWEDNIRDFHDRVPFDGLWIDMNEPSSFVHGSVDGCPDTDLENPPFVPGVFGGHLNSKTLCMSAQQNASSHYNLHNLYGLTEAIATYSALVKVRRSRPFVLSRSSFPGLGRFSGHWTGDVRSDWDQLRYSVPAVLLFSLYGVPLTGADVCGFEGDTAEELCVRWTQLGAFYPFMRNHNDRPNAPQEPFVFSLPAQAAMRSTIGLRYSLLPLLYTLFHHAHISGSTVARPLFLEFPSDPNCHTIDRQFLWGNSLLISPVLDQGVTDLAAYLPPGTWYSLHDGQPYYSKGQYLLLPAPLDTINVHVRGGHIIPQQEPALTTAASRSKPFLLTVALSAAGWAWGELFWDDGESMDTYENGEYSFIVFIAEQNQLVCEPLRVDKGLGELQLGVVRIFGVSASPREVQLNGDPLHYFSYNSDTQMLTVVRLAVPMTEPFTLQWIF; encoded by the exons ATGACTTCCCGGAAGAATCAAAGACGCACTACCCGATACTGTCTCCCACGATTTGCCCTTCCTATCGCCGTGACTTTGCCTGTGCTGGCGCTTGCCGCCTGCGTGTACATAAGGTGTCAGTCTCAGAGGACGGCGCCACTGGGCAAGCGATCGTCTTGGCAGCTGGGTGCAAACGTCACACGCCATACATGGAACCATGCAGAACCTTCTATGCTCAGAATTGTGCAAAGCAGTTTGGGCACGCAGGATATCCCCGTGGCCAGTCACGAGGCACCCCCTGTGCCCGGTGCATGTGCCGTAAGCCCGGAGAACCGCTTCGATTGTGCGCGGGACCGTGCTTTGAGCCGGGAGGAGTGTGAGCAACGGGGCTGTTGCTATGTCCCCgtgatgcagactctccccagTGGACCCCCATGGTGTTTCTATCCTCCATCCTACCCTGGTTACAGGATGGGGCCTTTTTCCCCTACCGCTCTGGGCAGGACCGCTACTTTAACCCGTTCCACACCCTCCTACTTGCCCCGGGATATCGCTATGCTCCGTCTTGATGTCATGGATGAGACTGAGAGTCGGCTCCATCTGACT CTGAAGGACCCTGCATCTCCACGCTACGAAGTTCCACTGTCATACACTCACTCTGCGAGGAGCTCACAGAGCAGGGACCCGCTGTACCTCACAGAGTTCCTCACGAATCCTTTTGGCTTCATAGTGCGGCGCAAATCCAACGGCCGTGTGCT GCTGAACACTACAGtggccccactcctgtttgCTGACCAGTACCTGCAGATCTCCACCTCCCTGGCATCACCCCTAGTGTCTGGGCTGGGGGAACACTACACCCCTCTTACTCTGGACCTCAACTGGACCTCTGTTTCTTTGTGGAACAGAGACATGGCCCCCCAT AGTGATGTCAACCTGTATGGGTCCCACCCCTTCTATCTGGTGCAGGAGGGAGATGGACGGGCCCATGGTGTCTTTCTGCTGAACAGCAATGCAATAG AGGTGTTGCTGCAGCCTGCCCCTGCTCTTACGTGGGTGTCAGTTGGTGGCATCCTGGATTTCTATGTCTTTCTTGGCCCAGATCCACAGGATGTGGTCCGCAGGTACCATGAGGTCATCG GGTATCCCATGATGCCGCCCTACTGGTCACTGGGCTTCCACCTCTGTCGCTGGGGATACTCCTCCACCAATGCGACGCGCACTGTGGTCCAGCGCATGCACGATGCCCGTTTCCCCCTG GATGTGCAGTGGAATGATCTCGATTACGCTGACAAGCAGAGGGTGTTCACCTTTGACCCCGAACGCTTTGGAGACCTCCCTGCCATGGTGAATGAGTTTCACAAAAAGGGCCTGAAGTATGTCCTCATACTG GACCCTGGAATCAGCAGTAGGACCCCTGGATCTTACCTCCCCTTTGACGACGGGCTCCGGAGGCGTGTTTTCATAATGAACTCCACCGGACAGCCACTCATAGGGAAG GTGTGGCCTGGTCCTACAGCGTTCCCCGACTTCACGAACCCCGAGACGAGTCACTGGTGGGAGGATAACATCCGTGATTTCCATGACCGCGTGCCCTTCGACGGCCTTTGGATA GACATGAACGAACCGTCCAGTTTTGTCCATGGTTCTGTGGACGGATGTCCTGACACTGACCTTGAGAACCCTCCCTTTGTCCCTG GAGTCTTTGGCGGGCATCTGAATTCCAAAACCCTGTGCATGTCTGCCCAGCAGAACGCTTCTTCTCACTACAATCTACACAACCTCTATGGGCTGACGGAAGCCATCGCCACCTACAG TGCCCTCGTGAAGGTTCGAAGGTCACGCCCCTTTGTTCTGTCACGCTCCTCCTTCCCGGGCCTGGGTCGCTTTTCGGGGCACTGGACGGGCGACGTGCGAAGCGACTGGGACCAGCTGCGCTACTCCGTTCCTG CTGTGTTGCTGTTCAGCCTGTATGGTGTTCCGCTGACGGGGGCAGATGTCTGTGGCTTTGAGGGCGACACCGCTGAAGAGCTGTGCGTCCGCTGGACTCAACTGGGCGCCTTTTACCCCTTCATGAGGAACCACAACGACAGGCCCAATGCC ccccaggaGCCATTCGTGTTCAGCCTGCCGGCGCAGGCGGCCATGAGGTCGACCATCGGGCTGCGGTACTCTCTGCTGCCCCTGCTGTACACTCTCTTCCACCACGCCCACATCTCTGGCAGCACTGTCGCTCGGCCTCTCTTCCTTGA GTTCCCCTCGGATCCTAACTGCCACACCATCGACAGGCAGTTCCTGTGGGGGAATTCccttttgatcagtcctgttcTGGACCAGGGTGTGACCGATCTTGCCGCTTATCTCCCTCCGGGCACTTGGTACAGTCTGCATGAT GGACAGCCCTACTACAGTAAGGGTCAATACCTGCTACTGCCCGCCCCCCTGGACACGATCAACGTCCATGTGAGAGGTGGACACATCATTCCCCAGCAG GAGCCAGCTCTGACAACTGCAGCCTCCCGCAGTAAACCTTTTCTCCTAACGGTGGCGCTGTCTGCTGCGGGCTGGGCTTGGGGCGAGCTTTTCTGGGACGACGGAGAGAGTATGGATACATATGAGAACGGGGAGTACTCCTTTATCGTGTTCATCGCAGAGCAG AATCAGCTGGTGTGTGAGCCTCTCAGAGTGGACAAGGGCTTGGGCGAACTGCAGCTGGGAGTCGTCCGTATTTTCGGGGTGTCTGCTTCACCCAGGGAGGTGCAACTGAATGGAGACCCTCTGCATTACTTCTCATACAACTCTGATACTCAG ATGCTGACTGTAGTCAGACTTGCAGTCCCCATGACTGAGCCCTTCACGCTTCAGTGGATTTTCTGA